From Chlorocebus sabaeus isolate Y175 chromosome 15, mChlSab1.0.hap1, whole genome shotgun sequence, the proteins below share one genomic window:
- the LOC140713513 gene encoding syncytin-1-like, giving the protein MKPNMRFLWRIIALYNIVTVYAGFGDPRKARGLLRKQYSQPCDCRGGQISEPPSDRITQVTCSGKTAYLMPDQSWKCKSTPRNTSPSGPLLECPCSSFQSSVHSSCYTSYQQCKSGNKTYYTATLLKTQTGGTNDVQVLGSTNKLVQSSCNGQKGKPVCWSTTAPIHISDGGGPLDIARIKTVQKKLEKIHKALYPELQYHPLALPEIRDNFRLDAQTFDILNATYNLLQMSNTSLAHDCWLCLKMGPPIPLAIPNFLLSYVNYSNESLVNNSCPIISPLLVQPMMFSNSFCLFSPSYKSTKEIDLGYVMFDNCTSIIHATDPLCAVNGSVFVCENHMAYTYLPTNWTGLCVLATLLPNIDIIPGDEPIPIPALNILRISLCRFPESVRRLLHED; this is encoded by the exons atgaagCCTAACATGAGATTCCTTTGGAGAATAATCGCTCTATATAACATAGTGACAGTCTATGCAGGTTTTGGTGACCCTCGTAAAGCAAGAGGATTACTACGAAAACAATACAGCCAGCCTTGTGACTGCAGAGGGGGACAAATATCTGAACCTCCATCAGACAGAATCACCCAGGTGACTTGCTCGGGCAAGACAGCGTACTTAATGCCAGACCAGTCGTGGAAATGTAAGTCTACCCCAAGAAACACCTCGCCTAGCGGGCCGCTCCTAGAATGCCCTTGTAGCTCTTTCCAATCTTCTGTACATAGTTCCTGTTATACCTCCTATCAACAGTGCAAATCAGgcaataaaacatactatacGGCCAcattactaaaaacacaaactggaGGTACCAATGACGTACAAGTATTAGGATCCACTAATAAACTTGTACAATCTTCTTGTAACGGCCAAAAAGGAAAGCCTGTTTGTTGGAGCACTACTGCTCCCATTCATATTTCTGACGGAGGAGGCCCATTAgatattgcaagaattaaaaccgtccaaaaaaaattagaaaagattcatAAAGCTTTATATCCTGAACTTCAATATCACCCCTTAGCCCTGCCTGAGATCAGAGATAATTTTAGGCTTGATGCTCAAACTTTTGATATCCTCAATGCTACTTACAATTTACTTCAAATGTCCAATACAAGCCTAGCCCACGATTGTTGGCTTTGTCTTAAAATGGGCCCCCCTATTCCTCTAGCTATACCTAACTTTTTGTTGTCCTATGTCAATTACTCAAATGAATCCTTGGTAAATAATTCCTGTCCTATTATCTCTCCCCTCTTAGTTCAACCGATGATGTTTTCTAATTCCTTCTGCCTCTTTTCACCATCGTATAAAAGCACTAAAGAAATTGATCTAGGCTATGTTATGTTTGACAACTGTACCTCCATAATCCATGCCACCGACCCTTTGTGTGCTGTAAATGGCTCGGTTTTCGTCTGTGAAAACCACATGGCATATACTTATCTACCTACAAATTggacagggctttgtgttctggccACTCTTCTCCCCAACATTGATATCATTCCTGGAGATGAACCTATCCCCATCCCCg ccctcaaTATACTCCgaatatcgctttgcagattccccGAAAGTGTTCGCAGactccttcatgaagactaa